In one Nocardia tengchongensis genomic region, the following are encoded:
- a CDS encoding biosynthetic peptidoglycan transglycosylase, with translation MVVLLVLGVVSAAAWALTPSVADADQRVRDLAAERHSALLSDSVPARFETALLATEDSRFYRHHGIDILGMVRGGLGILGSRESGGSTLDKQLIKMMYFHGDHPLAGAPEQLMLGVKLDTTYSKSQILRMYADVTYFGHGFYGLQDASCGYLGVPPDRLSWSQATLLAGLPQAPSNYDPLTRPDLAASRQQHVIDRLVATGALTHQLATEISPAAWHLTTTPGCHD, from the coding sequence ATGGTCGTGTTGTTGGTGCTCGGCGTCGTGTCGGCTGCCGCGTGGGCGCTCACCCCGTCGGTTGCCGACGCCGATCAGCGGGTCCGGGATCTGGCGGCGGAACGGCATTCGGCGCTGCTGTCCGATTCGGTGCCGGCACGGTTCGAGACAGCGCTGCTGGCCACCGAGGACAGTCGTTTCTATCGGCATCACGGCATCGACATCCTCGGCATGGTGCGCGGCGGCCTCGGCATACTCGGGTCCCGGGAGAGCGGCGGGTCGACGCTGGACAAGCAGCTGATCAAGATGATGTATTTCCACGGTGACCATCCCCTGGCAGGCGCCCCCGAACAGCTGATGCTCGGCGTCAAACTCGACACCACCTACTCCAAGTCGCAGATCCTCCGGATGTATGCCGACGTAACCTATTTCGGTCACGGCTTCTACGGCCTGCAGGACGCTTCCTGCGGCTACTTAGGGGTGCCGCCGGACCGATTGAGCTGGTCCCAGGCCACGCTGCTGGCCGGGCTGCCGCAGGCCCCCAGCAACTACGACCCGCTGACCCGCCCGGACTTGGCGGCCAGCCGCCAGCAACACGTCATCGACCGCCTGGTCGCGACCGGCGCCCTGACTCACCAGCTCGCGACCGAAATCTCCCCGGCCGCATGGCATCTCACGACCACGCCGGGTTGCCACGACTGA
- a CDS encoding histidine phosphatase family protein produces the protein MSIALMAAAVAATTATTGVASADLDFGSSGGNSGSSGGIGAGEMVITLVRHAESAGNVSGLIDTKVPGPDLTPRGRTQADNLAIQLADKKYDCAFASNMVRTEQTAAPTVAKRNLNLDIQPGFREIEAGQYEGTPEAQAMSGYLQAPIKWLSGDLNARIPGSIDGNEFDGRVDQALVEVQRRGCANPVIFSHGGTIMFWAMMNAGNADKSKLGTDPMRNGGRVVLKGNPQKGWTIVEWVGHPDLG, from the coding sequence TTGTCCATTGCGCTGATGGCGGCCGCGGTCGCGGCGACAACCGCCACCACCGGCGTCGCGTCCGCCGATCTCGACTTCGGAAGCTCCGGGGGCAACTCCGGCAGCAGCGGCGGCATCGGCGCAGGCGAAATGGTCATCACCCTGGTGCGCCATGCCGAGTCCGCCGGTAACGTCTCCGGCCTGATCGACACCAAGGTGCCCGGACCCGACCTGACCCCACGCGGCCGGACACAGGCAGACAACCTGGCCATCCAGCTGGCCGACAAGAAGTACGACTGCGCCTTCGCGTCCAACATGGTGCGTACCGAGCAGACTGCGGCACCGACCGTCGCCAAGCGCAACCTGAACCTCGACATTCAGCCCGGTTTCCGGGAGATCGAGGCAGGCCAGTACGAAGGTACCCCTGAGGCCCAGGCGATGTCCGGGTACCTCCAGGCGCCCATCAAGTGGCTCTCCGGCGACCTGAACGCACGGATTCCAGGATCCATCGACGGCAACGAGTTCGACGGCCGCGTCGATCAGGCGCTGGTCGAGGTGCAGCGCCGCGGCTGCGCCAACCCGGTGATCTTCTCGCACGGCGGCACCATCATGTTCTGGGCCATGATGAACGCCGGCAACGCCGACAAGAGCAAACTCGGCACCGATCCGATGCGCAACGGCGGCCGCGTCGTCCTCAAGGGCAACCCGCAGAAGGGCTGGACGATTGTCGAGTGGGTCGGCCACCCGGACCTCGGCTGA
- a CDS encoding universal stress protein codes for MSTGESVIVAVDESAGSAVAWAAHTAALHHAPLHLLRVLEITPDEGLGLGTAITTQDYSHLEEHGNWVLETAATAAAKAAPGLTITTELATGAVVPTLLERTRQARMLVGGARGGGTLRRALLGSVSSVLARRAHCPFVVVRDGVPFPVDLPTRPILVGVDGTKISEPAIRAALEEASVRGVAVIALHAEGASDDPEMDALDDYVLAESLAGWQERYPNVRIDRETAHDTPERSLLALSSGSQLLVVGTRGRGGFAGKVFGSTSQSLLLRVQTPIMIAHTA; via the coding sequence ATGTCGACCGGGGAATCCGTGATCGTCGCCGTGGACGAATCGGCCGGTTCCGCCGTGGCCTGGGCCGCCCACACCGCCGCCCTGCACCATGCGCCGCTGCACCTGCTGCGTGTCCTGGAGATCACCCCCGATGAGGGTCTGGGCCTGGGCACCGCCATCACTACCCAGGATTATTCGCATCTCGAGGAGCACGGGAACTGGGTGCTGGAGACCGCGGCCACGGCGGCCGCGAAGGCTGCCCCCGGCCTCACCATCACGACGGAACTGGCCACGGGCGCGGTCGTCCCCACCCTCCTGGAGCGCACCCGCCAGGCCCGCATGCTGGTCGGCGGCGCGCGCGGCGGCGGCACCCTGCGCCGCGCCCTGCTCGGCTCGGTCAGTTCGGTGCTGGCGCGTCGCGCCCATTGCCCGTTCGTGGTGGTCCGGGACGGCGTCCCCTTCCCCGTCGACCTGCCGACCCGCCCGATCCTGGTCGGCGTGGACGGCACCAAGATCAGCGAGCCAGCCATCCGCGCCGCTCTCGAAGAGGCATCCGTCCGTGGCGTAGCGGTGATCGCCCTGCACGCCGAAGGCGCCTCCGACGATCCCGAAATGGATGCCCTCGACGACTACGTCCTAGCCGAGTCCCTGGCCGGTTGGCAGGAGCGCTACCCCAACGTCCGCATCGACCGCGAAACCGCCCACGACACCCCCGAGCGCTCCCTGCTCGCCCTCTCCTCCGGCAGCCAACTCCTGGTGGTCGGCACCCGAGGCCGAGGTGGCTTCGCCGGCAAGGTCTTCGGCTCCACCAGCCAGTCCCTACTCCTCCGGGTCCAAACCCCCATCATGATCGCCCACACCGCCTGA
- a CDS encoding TetR/AcrR family transcriptional regulator: protein MTDSIRRRTGGRSARVRQAVLAATLEALADNGFDELSIGAVAARAGVHETSIYRRWKTRDRLILDALLEHSAENLPVPDTGSLRGDLVEFNRSLMAIVESPLGTALGRVMAGGDDGPEFAEARAEFWRTRLAAGCVMLDRAVARGELAAAPDTWLVLETLTAPVHFRKLLTREPFDDGFAERIVDLVLNGLPMTSRARTSD, encoded by the coding sequence GTGACCGACTCGATTCGCCGCCGCACCGGCGGCCGTTCCGCCCGCGTTCGGCAGGCCGTCCTGGCGGCCACCCTGGAAGCACTGGCCGACAACGGCTTCGACGAGCTGAGCATCGGCGCGGTCGCGGCTCGCGCGGGCGTGCACGAGACCTCGATCTACCGGCGCTGGAAGACCCGCGACCGGTTGATCCTCGACGCGCTGCTCGAGCACAGCGCGGAGAACCTGCCGGTGCCCGACACCGGATCACTGCGCGGCGATCTCGTCGAGTTCAACCGATCCCTGATGGCGATCGTGGAGTCACCGCTGGGCACCGCGCTCGGGCGGGTCATGGCGGGTGGGGACGACGGTCCGGAATTCGCCGAGGCCCGGGCGGAGTTCTGGCGGACCCGGCTGGCGGCGGGCTGTGTCATGCTCGATCGGGCCGTCGCCCGCGGTGAGCTGGCCGCCGCCCCCGATACCTGGCTGGTGCTCGAAACCCTCACCGCGCCGGTGCATTTCCGGAAGCTACTGACCCGCGAACCGTTCGATGACGGTTTCGCCGAGCGGATCGTCGACCTGGTGCTGAACGGGTTGCCCATGACGTCCCGCGCAAGGACATCGGACTGA
- a CDS encoding alpha/beta fold hydrolase encodes MAFHWKLDPQELFVERYPQMVGTGLPAADVDGARAAIADMWADAPSGWVHEWSRLGAKYARAGEHRLAALAYGWAKFPTLADAAKRAALTRQVDQYLLAAPDFGIDFERTMVEAPDRGARVEVPVHLLTPPGWSSTDPVLIASGGVDSWKMDLHALFADLAVRTGLRVLAFDIPGTGETNAPLSADTGYGVVRALIDRARTLGGGPVAHLGISMGGYYAARSGLAGEVDAAIVLGGPVERSFDPDRTWAFGMRGIVGNALGFDSEPTDAELTRRMSDFTLREWLDRDRNAPMLVLNGADDVHIPRADTLVFEGRRDTDVHLLPDTGHCAITKLPEATRLMVDWLTHTAHW; translated from the coding sequence ATGGCGTTCCACTGGAAGCTCGACCCGCAGGAACTCTTCGTCGAGCGATACCCGCAGATGGTGGGCACCGGCCTGCCCGCAGCGGATGTCGACGGGGCCCGCGCGGCGATCGCTGATATGTGGGCCGACGCGCCCAGCGGCTGGGTCCACGAATGGTCGCGGCTGGGTGCGAAGTACGCGCGGGCCGGCGAGCACCGGCTCGCGGCCCTCGCCTACGGCTGGGCCAAATTCCCGACCCTGGCCGATGCCGCCAAGCGCGCCGCACTGACCCGGCAGGTCGACCAATACCTGCTCGCTGCACCGGATTTCGGCATCGACTTCGAGCGGACCATGGTCGAGGCCCCCGATCGGGGCGCCCGCGTCGAGGTCCCGGTGCACCTGCTGACCCCGCCCGGATGGTCGTCGACCGACCCGGTGCTGATCGCCTCCGGCGGCGTCGACTCCTGGAAAATGGACCTGCACGCCCTGTTCGCCGACCTGGCGGTGCGTACCGGACTGCGCGTGCTGGCCTTCGACATTCCGGGCACCGGCGAAACGAACGCCCCGCTCTCGGCCGACACCGGCTACGGCGTCGTCCGCGCGCTCATCGACCGGGCCCGCACGCTCGGCGGCGGCCCGGTCGCGCATCTGGGCATCTCCATGGGCGGCTACTACGCCGCCCGATCCGGCTTGGCCGGCGAGGTGGACGCCGCCATCGTGCTGGGCGGTCCGGTCGAGCGATCCTTCGACCCGGACCGCACCTGGGCCTTCGGTATGCGTGGAATCGTCGGCAACGCCTTGGGTTTCGACTCCGAGCCCACCGATGCGGAGCTCACCCGGCGCATGTCCGACTTCACGCTGCGAGAGTGGCTGGACCGCGACCGGAACGCCCCCATGCTGGTGCTGAACGGCGCGGACGACGTCCACATCCCGCGCGCGGACACCCTCGTCTTCGAGGGCCGCCGTGACACCGATGTACACCTGCTCCCCGATACCGGGCACTGCGCGATCACCAAACTGCCCGAGGCGACCCGCCTCATGGTCGACTGGCTGACCCACACCGCACACTGGTGA
- a CDS encoding glycosyltransferase family 39 protein, protein MSTITGVADDAALPGSGNAAGDSDAAVPEGTRARWSALMAPPGRPRWDRPATLALLIGTAVVYVWGLGSAGWGNGYYGAAVQSGTQSWKALLFASLDPQNSITVDKPPAAMWVMALSGRVFGFNSWSMFVPQALMGVAAVALLIAAVRRWAGSAAALIAGAGLALTPVAAMMFRFNNPDALMLLLLVAAAYCTVRSIDAAGERFWSAGTGWLVGAGVLMGFGFLAKMMQAFLVLPGLALVVLVAGAGGWRTRITRLASAGVALVLSAGWYVALVELWPAGSRPYIGGSTSNSLWELAVDYNGLGRILGNHNGGGGGPRPTPSALPTPSALPTPSTLPTPTGLPTSSVVPTPGAGPDLSQMRGGFGGFGSQPGITRLFSGELATEFSWLLPAALIALVAGLWLTRKQPRTDRVRAGLLLWGGWLLVTAVVLSYMSRSFHSYYAMELVPGMAAVLGIGATQLWQRRTHVAARATLSVMSLATGGWSFVLLHRTPDWLPWLRWTLVALAVVAAAALWVTPKLPRFALAIGLFALLAGLLGPTAYTLETVAGVHNGGSPTAGPARSQRGGPGQNGGGPGQSGGGQRGGGVADPQIAALVEDSDTRWAAAAIGAQDVSTLELTTGKALLAIGGFSGRDPSPTLAQFQQYVADHQIGYLLVRQRQNDESRSGGTPNQGQPNNSQPGGNHSGEGRQPHQNQTGAGQQPTQQPGQPGGQWQGGPGSDSNGSTGAEITAWVKDNYPVTTVGNVEVYTLTK, encoded by the coding sequence ATGTCGACCATCACCGGCGTCGCGGACGATGCGGCCTTGCCCGGCAGCGGCAACGCGGCCGGGGACAGTGACGCGGCGGTACCCGAGGGCACGCGCGCGAGATGGTCGGCGCTGATGGCCCCGCCCGGGCGGCCCCGCTGGGACCGGCCCGCCACGCTCGCGCTGTTGATCGGCACGGCCGTCGTCTACGTCTGGGGACTCGGCAGCGCGGGCTGGGGCAACGGCTATTACGGCGCGGCCGTCCAGTCGGGCACGCAGAGCTGGAAGGCGTTGTTGTTTGCCTCCCTCGATCCGCAGAACTCCATCACCGTCGACAAGCCGCCCGCCGCGATGTGGGTGATGGCCTTGTCCGGCCGTGTCTTCGGCTTCAACTCCTGGTCGATGTTCGTGCCGCAGGCCCTCATGGGCGTGGCCGCGGTGGCGCTGCTCATCGCCGCGGTGCGCCGCTGGGCCGGCTCGGCCGCCGCGCTCATCGCCGGGGCCGGGCTCGCGCTCACTCCGGTGGCGGCCATGATGTTCCGCTTCAACAACCCCGACGCGCTCATGCTTCTGCTGCTGGTGGCCGCCGCCTACTGCACGGTGCGCTCCATCGACGCTGCGGGAGAACGCTTCTGGTCGGCCGGCACCGGCTGGCTGGTCGGCGCGGGCGTGCTCATGGGCTTCGGCTTCCTGGCCAAGATGATGCAGGCGTTCCTGGTGCTGCCCGGCCTGGCCCTGGTGGTTTTGGTGGCCGGTGCGGGCGGATGGCGTACGCGCATCACGCGATTGGCGTCCGCCGGTGTCGCGCTGGTGCTGTCCGCGGGCTGGTATGTGGCGCTGGTCGAACTGTGGCCCGCCGGATCCCGGCCGTACATCGGCGGGTCCACCAGCAACAGCCTGTGGGAACTGGCCGTCGACTACAACGGCCTGGGCCGAATCCTGGGCAATCACAACGGCGGTGGCGGCGGTCCCCGGCCCACCCCGTCGGCGCTGCCCACCCCGTCGGCGCTGCCCACGCCGTCCACCCTGCCCACCCCGACCGGATTGCCGACCTCCTCGGTCGTACCCACCCCGGGCGCGGGCCCGGATCTATCCCAGATGCGCGGCGGCTTCGGCGGATTCGGGTCGCAGCCCGGCATCACCCGCCTGTTCTCCGGTGAGCTGGCCACCGAATTCTCGTGGCTGCTGCCCGCCGCCCTGATCGCGCTCGTCGCGGGGCTGTGGCTGACCCGCAAACAGCCGCGCACCGACCGCGTCCGCGCGGGCCTGCTGCTGTGGGGCGGCTGGCTGCTGGTCACCGCCGTCGTGCTCAGCTACATGAGCCGCAGCTTCCACTCGTACTACGCGATGGAGCTGGTGCCCGGCATGGCCGCCGTGCTCGGCATCGGCGCGACCCAATTGTGGCAGCGCCGAACCCATGTCGCGGCCCGCGCGACCCTGTCGGTCATGTCTCTGGCCACCGGAGGCTGGTCGTTCGTGCTGCTGCACCGCACCCCCGACTGGCTGCCGTGGCTGCGCTGGACCCTGGTGGCCCTGGCGGTCGTCGCCGCGGCCGCGCTGTGGGTCACCCCGAAGCTGCCGCGCTTCGCGCTCGCCATCGGCCTGTTCGCCTTGCTCGCCGGACTCCTCGGCCCGACCGCCTACACCCTCGAGACCGTCGCCGGAGTGCACAACGGCGGCAGCCCGACCGCGGGCCCCGCGCGCAGCCAGCGCGGCGGACCCGGCCAGAACGGCGGTGGCCCCGGCCAATCCGGCGGCGGCCAGCGCGGCGGCGGCGTCGCCGATCCGCAGATCGCCGCCCTCGTCGAGGACAGTGACACCCGCTGGGCGGCGGCCGCGATCGGCGCGCAGGACGTCAGCACCCTCGAATTGACCACAGGCAAGGCGCTGCTCGCGATCGGCGGCTTCAGCGGCCGCGATCCGTCGCCGACCCTGGCCCAGTTCCAGCAGTACGTCGCCGACCACCAGATCGGCTACCTGCTGGTCCGGCAGCGCCAGAACGACGAATCCAGGTCCGGCGGCACGCCGAATCAGGGGCAGCCGAACAACTCCCAGCCCGGCGGCAACCATTCCGGCGAGGGGCGTCAGCCGCACCAGAACCAGACTGGGGCGGGTCAGCAGCCGACCCAGCAGCCGGGTCAGCCCGGCGGACAGTGGCAGGGTGGCCCGGGCTCGGACAGCAACGGATCCACCGGCGCCGAGATCACCGCCTGGGTGAAGGACAACTACCCGGTCACCACGGTCGGCAACGTGGAGGTCTACACCCTCACCAAGTAG
- the tnpB gene encoding IS607 family element RNA-guided endonuclease TnpB: MSEFGSISTPSEELTETMVQAYRFALEPTFDQEQSLRSHCGAARFAANWGVRKVLANWDQRAAEATYGVPVEDLTPWIDLSAYSLRRAWNAEKDSIAPWWRENSKEAYASGLAQLAHAFANYAKSKQGTRSGPRMGLPRLKKKHSRQSFTFTTGSYGLGDGCRRVKIPRVGSVRTGESTRKLARRLANGTARVGSMTISRQGRRWWVSFTVHVMRHDRQPAQPNARIGVDVGVKNLAVVSQPVIGVTDTEARVPNPRHYQRVQRQRRRLSRSRARRQGPDRRHGVSPSTRWLKANAKASRLEARVAEIRRDGLHKLTTALAARYGTIVVEDLNVAGMLKNRRLAKHIADAGFSELRRQLAYKTRRHGGTLVVANRFYPSSRTCSSPSCSAVKAKLALSERVFVCDRCGLALDRDLNAARNLAALASTQSCGGTVNMPDGNRVRPGPPGSGTATGRPETAVTGQPCPSNRAGHGAPQHAP; encoded by the coding sequence GTGAGCGAATTCGGGTCGATCTCCACACCATCCGAAGAGTTAACAGAGACGATGGTGCAGGCTTACCGGTTCGCGCTGGAACCGACGTTCGACCAGGAGCAATCGTTGCGGTCCCATTGCGGGGCAGCACGCTTCGCAGCCAACTGGGGTGTTCGAAAGGTTCTGGCCAATTGGGACCAGCGAGCCGCCGAGGCCACCTACGGTGTCCCGGTCGAAGATCTCACCCCATGGATCGATCTGTCGGCCTACAGCTTGCGCAGGGCATGGAACGCAGAGAAGGACAGCATCGCGCCGTGGTGGCGCGAGAACAGCAAAGAGGCCTATGCATCAGGCCTGGCACAGTTGGCCCACGCGTTCGCCAATTACGCCAAGTCCAAGCAGGGAACCCGATCCGGACCGAGGATGGGGCTTCCTCGCCTGAAGAAGAAGCACTCACGGCAATCGTTTACCTTCACCACTGGTTCCTACGGCCTCGGCGACGGGTGCCGTCGGGTGAAGATTCCGCGTGTTGGGTCCGTCCGGACCGGTGAATCGACCCGGAAACTGGCGCGACGCTTGGCGAACGGTACCGCACGAGTGGGATCGATGACGATATCGCGGCAGGGTCGGCGCTGGTGGGTGTCATTCACGGTCCACGTGATGCGCCATGACCGGCAACCAGCGCAACCCAATGCTCGGATCGGCGTTGATGTGGGGGTCAAAAACCTCGCCGTCGTCTCCCAGCCGGTGATCGGCGTCACCGATACCGAGGCCAGAGTGCCGAATCCGCGCCACTATCAACGGGTGCAACGGCAGCGACGGCGCCTATCCCGGTCTCGCGCCCGACGACAGGGACCTGACCGGAGGCACGGGGTGTCACCATCGACACGGTGGCTGAAGGCCAACGCCAAGGCATCCCGACTCGAGGCGCGCGTCGCTGAGATTCGCCGCGACGGCCTGCACAAGCTCACAACCGCGTTGGCCGCCCGCTACGGCACAATCGTCGTAGAGGATCTCAATGTCGCCGGAATGTTGAAGAACCGACGGCTGGCGAAACACATCGCAGACGCTGGGTTCAGCGAGTTGCGGCGGCAACTCGCCTACAAGACCCGACGCCACGGCGGCACGCTTGTGGTGGCGAATCGGTTCTATCCCAGTTCCCGAACTTGCTCGTCTCCCTCGTGCAGTGCGGTGAAAGCCAAGCTGGCGCTGTCCGAGCGGGTATTCGTCTGCGATCGGTGCGGTCTCGCGCTCGATCGCGATCTCAACGCCGCCCGGAATCTGGCGGCATTGGCGTCCACGCAGAGTTGCGGCGGGACGGTAAACATGCCCGATGGAAACCGTGTCAGACCCGGTCCGCCGGGCAGCGGTACCGCCACGGGAAGACCCGAAACTGCGGTTACGGGCCAACCCTGTCCGAGCAATCGGGCAGGTCACGGAGCGCCACAACACGCTCCGTGA
- a CDS encoding BTAD domain-containing putative transcriptional regulator: MDGVRARVGVLGPVQLTIDGVAQQLGGPKQRAVLAYLAINANRPVSVDALASAVWEDNPPPDVRVSLHAIISNLRKPLRDGGIDARNMLQHMGTGYRIVVEDAACDVFRFRTRRESGLRALAAGRFAAATDALSDALAQWRGPVLSDLRGLGFADAYAVALDDERIGVIEARAESDIAQGRAEGVVSELNLLVRDHPLRESLWEQLITALYMIGRQSDALEAARRLRGILAEELGIDPGHRIRELESRILRQDPLSVRQVAAASATRATTIVDRSWHEPQALLRDRTGHVYPVVGSTTRIGRLSDNDIALADGRVSRHHALLIDNGHTWVIKDLHSSNGVYVDGARVVDSGLLSDGAVLRIGDTELVFVLVRADDNAG; the protein is encoded by the coding sequence ATGGATGGCGTGCGGGCGCGGGTCGGGGTGCTCGGGCCGGTGCAGCTGACCATCGACGGGGTGGCGCAGCAGCTGGGCGGGCCCAAGCAGCGGGCGGTGCTGGCGTACCTGGCCATCAACGCGAACCGGCCGGTCTCGGTGGATGCGCTGGCCAGCGCGGTCTGGGAGGACAATCCGCCGCCCGACGTGCGGGTGAGCCTGCACGCCATCATCTCCAATCTGCGCAAACCGCTGCGCGACGGCGGCATCGACGCCCGGAACATGCTGCAGCACATGGGCACCGGATACCGCATCGTCGTCGAGGACGCGGCCTGCGATGTGTTCCGCTTCCGCACCCGCCGAGAGAGCGGATTGCGCGCCCTGGCCGCCGGCCGCTTCGCCGCCGCCACCGACGCGCTCTCCGACGCACTCGCCCAGTGGCGCGGCCCGGTGCTGTCGGACCTGCGCGGGCTCGGCTTCGCCGACGCCTACGCGGTCGCGCTCGACGACGAGCGCATCGGCGTCATCGAGGCCCGCGCCGAATCCGATATCGCGCAGGGCCGCGCCGAAGGCGTGGTCTCCGAACTGAACCTGCTGGTCCGCGACCACCCGCTGCGGGAATCGCTGTGGGAGCAGCTGATCACCGCGCTGTACATGATCGGCCGGCAGTCCGACGCGCTGGAGGCCGCCCGCCGATTGCGCGGCATCCTCGCCGAAGAACTCGGCATCGATCCCGGGCACCGCATCCGGGAACTGGAATCGCGCATCCTGCGTCAGGACCCGCTCAGCGTGCGGCAGGTCGCCGCCGCCTCGGCCACCCGCGCCACCACCATCGTCGACCGCAGCTGGCACGAACCGCAGGCGTTGCTGCGCGACCGGACCGGCCACGTCTACCCGGTGGTCGGCTCGACCACCCGAATCGGTCGCCTGTCCGACAACGACATCGCGCTGGCCGACGGCCGGGTCAGCCGCCACCACGCCCTGCTCATCGACAACGGGCACACCTGGGTGATCAAGGACCTGCACTCCTCCAACGGGGTGTATGTCGATGGTGCACGCGTCGTGGACAGCGGGTTATTGTCCGACGGAGCGGTGCTGCGCATCGGCGACACCGAACTGGTCTTCGTACTGGTTCGCGCCGATGACAACGCCGGTTGA